One genomic region from Leifsonia sp. Root1293 encodes:
- a CDS encoding VOC family protein has product MTGAAFSGVGNVFYFVDDLDAAVDWYTARLDRQPVVRGGALVAFDLDGTRLTLHQKDELNSPGPAGTSPYWTIDDVDAFVADWTAHGAIAHRGPKTVFTGERLCQLLDPFGNLFSVREAAPSDR; this is encoded by the coding sequence ATGACCGGCGCGGCGTTCAGCGGGGTCGGGAACGTGTTCTATTTCGTCGATGACCTCGATGCTGCAGTGGACTGGTACACGGCACGGCTCGACCGCCAACCGGTCGTGCGCGGAGGAGCGCTGGTGGCTTTCGACCTCGACGGAACGAGATTGACCCTGCATCAGAAGGACGAGCTCAACTCGCCCGGGCCCGCGGGAACCAGCCCCTACTGGACCATCGACGACGTCGACGCGTTCGTCGCGGACTGGACCGCCCACGGCGCGATCGCCCACAGGGGCCCGAAGACCGTGTTCACCGGTGAACGGCTGTGCCAGCTGCTCGACCCCTTCGGAAACCTCTTCTCCGTGAGGGAGGCGGCGCCGAGTGACCGATGA
- a CDS encoding FAD-dependent monooxygenase, with amino-acid sequence MQFHHHGYVSGDPRIAAPAGTGIDRPSEIPDEIDVLIVGSGPAGMLLAAQMSQFPAVSTRIIERRGGRLPLGQADGIQPRSVETFQAFGFAERIMAEAYNIAYMNFWNPDPENPQNIVRTSRTEDYGYKISEFPHLIVNQARVLDYFAEAAANGPGRIVPDYGVEFIGLTVHPEGEFPVEVRLRYVEGERAGEERTIRTRYVAGCDGARSGVREAIGRTHVGGASLHAWGVMDVMVNTDFPDWRTKCAINSTAGNILHIPREGGYLSRVYVDLGPVAEDDDHRVRLTPIDEIIRKANEILHPYTLDVKEVAWHSVYEVGHRVTDGFDDVADGSERAPRVFLTGDACHTHSAKAGQGMNVSMQDGFNLGWKLGAVLTGRSPDTLLASYSAERHPVAQQLIDFDREWSSLMARKPEEISDPQDLATYYLATAEFPSGFMTRYERSEIVGDAAHQSLAEGFPIGKRFKSSEVTLVADGNAVHLGHHAKADGRWRLYAFADSPAAGQRSALTAWAEWISSSPESPLVRYTSPDEDIDAVFDVKVIYQQAYDDVDIAAVPSIFRPQTGPLGLIDWEKVFAAAPSAWTSTDIYEDRALSRDGVVVVVRPDQYVAAVLPLQATDALAAFFAQSMVQAS; translated from the coding sequence ATGCAGTTCCACCATCACGGCTACGTGTCGGGCGACCCGCGCATCGCGGCGCCCGCGGGCACGGGGATCGATCGGCCGAGCGAGATCCCCGATGAGATCGACGTGCTGATCGTGGGGTCGGGACCGGCAGGGATGCTGCTCGCGGCCCAGATGTCGCAGTTCCCGGCGGTCTCGACGCGCATCATCGAGCGCCGCGGGGGACGGCTTCCCCTCGGGCAGGCCGACGGAATCCAGCCGCGGAGCGTCGAGACGTTCCAGGCATTCGGATTCGCGGAGCGGATCATGGCCGAGGCGTACAACATCGCCTACATGAACTTCTGGAACCCGGATCCGGAGAACCCGCAGAACATCGTCCGCACCAGCCGCACCGAGGACTACGGGTACAAGATCAGCGAGTTCCCGCACCTCATCGTCAATCAGGCGCGCGTGCTCGACTACTTCGCGGAAGCAGCGGCGAACGGTCCGGGGCGCATCGTGCCGGATTACGGCGTCGAGTTCATCGGACTCACCGTGCACCCGGAGGGCGAGTTCCCCGTTGAAGTGCGCCTCCGGTACGTGGAAGGCGAGCGAGCCGGCGAAGAGCGCACCATCCGCACCAGGTACGTCGCCGGGTGCGACGGGGCCCGCAGCGGTGTCCGCGAGGCGATCGGCCGAACGCACGTCGGGGGCGCGTCATTGCACGCGTGGGGCGTCATGGACGTGATGGTGAACACCGACTTCCCCGACTGGCGCACCAAGTGCGCCATCAATTCGACGGCGGGAAACATCCTCCACATCCCGCGCGAAGGCGGATACCTGTCCCGCGTCTACGTCGATCTCGGCCCCGTGGCAGAAGACGATGACCACAGGGTCCGGCTCACCCCGATCGACGAGATCATCCGGAAGGCGAACGAGATCCTTCACCCCTACACGCTCGACGTGAAGGAGGTCGCCTGGCACAGCGTCTACGAGGTCGGCCACCGGGTGACCGACGGGTTCGACGACGTCGCAGACGGGTCGGAGCGCGCCCCACGGGTCTTCCTCACCGGCGACGCCTGCCATACCCACAGCGCCAAGGCAGGCCAGGGTATGAACGTGTCCATGCAGGATGGTTTCAACCTCGGCTGGAAGCTCGGCGCCGTGCTCACCGGACGCAGTCCGGACACGCTGCTGGCCAGCTACTCAGCGGAGCGGCATCCTGTGGCGCAGCAGCTCATCGATTTCGACCGTGAATGGTCCTCGCTCATGGCGCGCAAGCCTGAAGAGATCTCCGACCCGCAAGACCTGGCGACCTACTACCTCGCGACTGCGGAGTTCCCATCCGGATTCATGACCCGGTACGAGCGGTCCGAGATCGTCGGGGACGCCGCACACCAATCGCTCGCAGAAGGGTTTCCCATCGGGAAGCGCTTCAAGTCCTCCGAGGTGACGCTCGTCGCAGATGGCAACGCAGTTCACCTCGGCCACCACGCGAAGGCTGACGGACGGTGGCGCCTCTACGCCTTCGCCGATTCACCCGCCGCCGGTCAACGCTCGGCGCTCACGGCCTGGGCGGAATGGATCTCGTCGTCACCTGAGTCGCCGCTCGTCCGGTACACGTCCCCGGACGAAGACATCGACGCCGTCTTCGACGTGAAGGTGATCTACCAACAGGCGTACGACGATGTCGACATCGCCGCGGTGCCATCGATCTTCCGGCCCCAGACGGGACCGCTCGGCCTCATCGACTGGGAGAAGGTCTTCGCCGCGGCACCGAGCGCCTGGACGAGCACTGACATCTACGAGGATCGCGCACTCTCCCGCGACGGAGTCGTCGTGGTCGTGCGTCCGGATCAGTACGTCGCCGCGGTGCTGCCTCTCCAAGCCACAGACGCGCTGGCCGCGTTCTTCGCGCAGTCGATGGTTCAGGCGAGCTGA
- a CDS encoding MFS transporter, translated as MSAPRSEGFTATGTIATHTDRRRVVFATIVGTTVEWYDFFIYATAVGLVFGQLFFAPLGADSAILAFATVGVSFLFRPLGAFLAGHFGDKYGRKTVLMWTLILMGASTALIGLLPTYEAIGIAAPILLVLLRILQGVSAGGEWGGAVLMAVEHAPRTRRGVFGASPQIGVPLGLLLASGVMALMTIIAPGDAFLQWGWRVPFLLSVVLILVGYYVRRKVEESPVFTELAERKEKARMPIVQLFKKHTLLVVIAALVFAGNNAVGYMTTGGFIQGYATNPDGPLALERGPVLWAVTGSAVTWLLSTLLAGWVSDRIGRRSTYIIGWILQLVGVFTLFPLVNSGNIGLLFAGLAILTIGLGFTYGPQAALYTELFPASIRFSGVSISYAIGAIVGGAFAPTIATALVQATGSTLSVTWYLAGMTVIGLIATLLLRDRSGIPLGPDHEDEQAISPIRGLARA; from the coding sequence ATGAGCGCACCACGATCAGAAGGTTTCACCGCAACGGGAACCATCGCAACTCATACCGACCGCCGACGCGTCGTCTTCGCGACGATCGTCGGAACAACCGTCGAGTGGTATGACTTCTTCATCTACGCCACGGCGGTCGGGCTGGTCTTCGGCCAGCTCTTCTTCGCACCTCTGGGAGCCGACAGCGCCATCCTCGCCTTCGCGACTGTGGGAGTGAGCTTCCTGTTCCGTCCGCTCGGCGCATTCCTCGCCGGTCATTTCGGCGACAAGTACGGGCGCAAGACAGTGCTGATGTGGACGCTCATCCTGATGGGCGCGTCGACCGCGCTGATCGGCCTGCTGCCCACCTACGAGGCGATCGGAATCGCTGCGCCGATCCTGCTCGTCCTTCTCCGCATCCTGCAGGGCGTCTCCGCGGGTGGCGAGTGGGGCGGCGCCGTGCTGATGGCGGTCGAGCACGCCCCCCGGACTCGGCGCGGTGTCTTCGGTGCATCTCCCCAGATCGGGGTTCCGCTCGGTTTGCTCCTCGCCTCGGGCGTGATGGCCCTCATGACGATCATCGCTCCCGGTGACGCGTTCCTCCAGTGGGGATGGCGTGTTCCCTTCCTGCTGAGCGTCGTGCTGATCCTTGTGGGCTACTACGTGCGTCGGAAGGTGGAGGAGAGCCCGGTGTTCACCGAGCTCGCCGAGCGCAAGGAGAAGGCACGGATGCCGATCGTGCAGCTGTTCAAGAAGCACACCCTCCTCGTTGTCATCGCCGCCCTCGTGTTCGCCGGCAACAACGCCGTCGGCTACATGACCACGGGCGGGTTCATCCAGGGCTACGCCACCAACCCCGACGGACCGCTGGCGCTCGAGCGTGGGCCGGTTCTCTGGGCGGTCACCGGATCCGCCGTGACGTGGCTGCTGTCCACGCTCCTGGCGGGGTGGGTGTCAGACCGCATCGGGCGTCGCTCGACGTACATCATCGGTTGGATCCTTCAGCTGGTCGGTGTCTTCACCCTGTTCCCGCTGGTGAACAGCGGCAACATCGGACTCCTCTTCGCCGGCCTCGCGATCCTGACGATCGGGCTCGGGTTCACGTACGGTCCGCAGGCGGCGCTGTACACGGAGCTCTTCCCCGCCTCGATCCGCTTCTCCGGCGTCTCCATCTCCTACGCCATCGGCGCGATCGTCGGTGGTGCCTTCGCTCCGACCATCGCCACGGCGCTCGTGCAGGCGACGGGCAGCACCCTCTCGGTCACCTGGTACCTCGCGGGAATGACCGTGATCGGACTCATCGCCACCCTGCTCCTCCGCGACCGGAGCGGCATCCCGCTCGGTCCGGATCACGAGGATGAGCAGGCGATCAGCCCGATCCGCGGCCTCGCCCGCGCGTAG